In Rhodothermus marinus DSM 4252, a single genomic region encodes these proteins:
- a CDS encoding peptidase MA family metallohydrolase, whose translation MRLGCLVGLLLFASAMPAAQAQYFRFGKNKVHYRTPTWYYIQSQHFDIYYYEGGYELASFTAEAAEAAYQELVELFQYELSGRIPILVYQSHHDFTVTNAVDLPDYSEGIGGVTELYKNRIAVPFMGDYRDYRRVVHHELVHAVLNDMFYGGSLQSILQNNLQLVLPLWFNEGLAEYAALGWDTNSDMYVREAILNDHLDPIPYLSGYFAYRGGQSVWDYIAEQYGREKIAEILQRVRLTHSVEAGIRQATGLSLRELSERWHKALREIYYPELTAREQLDDIGRPLLTARNAGYYNTSPALSPQGDRIAFITTRNGLFDVYLASANDGKILRRLVAGQTSPDFESLRILTPGLTWSPDGRFLALAVKSGPTDAIAVINVETGAHVRYRIPDVEQILSLAWSPDGRRIAFAGTQRAQSDIYVLDLRTGETINYTNDAFSDHEPAWRPDGRALVFHSDRGPYVEPGRYQAGQFDLTARLSRGYDLYLLHLDPVRIERLTTTEPWDDRSGRFGSDPDRLLFISDRNGIPNLYEKDLRTGAERPLTDVVMGIQQVSLSADGHRAAVVSLREGVPSIYLIKNPFERHLASDTLAPTVWAQRRLRQVPRPAPALALASEALRQRNPFLRDASYTTPPAGPLLAASEPAGSNGTNGHGEAPDSTRYGTLRVDFRNYVFSSAFDEARPPRATPSYYNADPFAPKDNVDESGRYRPRRYRLYFTPDLVYGAAGYDMLYGVQSVTQMMFSDMLGNHRIWAATNLLVDLRNSDYLIAYSYLPRRTDWTVAVYHVARLLPDYALRTLYRYRHYGLNLSASYPLNKFERFDLGLAYMGVNQTDIGNLARPPVTRTLFYPSLTYTRDVSVPGLLAPIGGHRLALQLSGSPGNLLYGRQIRFVTLLADARTYTSFGRGLYSFAFRLAGGASFGPNPQLFYSAGVENWINRRFDSFPIEDLTDFVFATPVLPLRATDINTLKGPYFGLFNAEFRFPLVAALLPGPLPLLPLYNLQGTAFLDAGAVWGSPSNRRLNLFRRDEHGRQVLDDLRVAGGLGLRTILLGFPFRFDFAWPFDGRRFLHRRFYFSVGLDF comes from the coding sequence ATGCGGCTCGGATGTCTTGTGGGGTTGCTGCTGTTTGCTTCGGCCATGCCGGCCGCACAGGCGCAGTACTTCCGCTTCGGCAAAAACAAAGTCCACTACCGGACGCCCACCTGGTACTACATCCAGTCGCAACACTTCGACATCTACTACTACGAAGGCGGCTACGAGCTGGCCAGCTTCACGGCCGAAGCCGCCGAAGCCGCCTATCAGGAGCTGGTCGAGCTGTTTCAGTATGAGCTTTCCGGCCGCATTCCCATTCTGGTCTATCAGAGCCATCACGATTTCACCGTCACGAACGCGGTCGATCTGCCGGATTACAGCGAGGGCATCGGAGGCGTCACGGAACTGTACAAGAACCGGATCGCCGTGCCCTTCATGGGCGACTACCGGGACTACCGCCGGGTGGTTCACCACGAGCTGGTCCATGCCGTACTGAACGACATGTTCTACGGCGGCTCGCTGCAATCCATTCTCCAGAACAACCTGCAACTGGTGCTGCCGCTCTGGTTCAACGAGGGGCTGGCCGAATACGCCGCGCTGGGCTGGGACACGAACTCCGATATGTACGTGCGCGAGGCGATCCTGAACGATCATCTTGATCCGATCCCCTACCTGTCGGGCTACTTTGCCTACCGGGGCGGCCAGAGCGTCTGGGACTACATCGCCGAGCAGTACGGCCGTGAAAAGATTGCCGAGATCCTCCAGCGCGTGCGCCTGACGCACTCGGTGGAGGCCGGCATCCGACAGGCGACGGGCCTCTCGCTGCGCGAACTCTCGGAGCGCTGGCACAAGGCGCTGCGCGAGATCTACTATCCGGAACTGACCGCCCGCGAGCAGCTCGACGACATCGGCCGACCGCTGCTCACGGCCCGCAACGCGGGCTACTACAACACGAGTCCGGCCCTCTCGCCTCAGGGCGACCGCATCGCCTTCATCACGACGCGCAACGGCCTGTTCGACGTGTACCTGGCCAGCGCCAACGACGGCAAGATCCTGCGCCGGCTGGTGGCGGGCCAGACCAGCCCCGACTTCGAAAGCCTGCGCATTCTGACGCCCGGCCTGACCTGGAGCCCGGACGGCCGCTTTCTGGCCCTGGCCGTCAAGAGCGGTCCCACCGATGCCATCGCGGTGATCAACGTCGAGACCGGCGCGCACGTGCGCTACCGCATCCCGGACGTCGAGCAGATCCTGTCGCTGGCCTGGAGTCCGGACGGCCGCCGGATCGCCTTCGCCGGAACGCAACGGGCTCAGAGCGACATCTACGTGCTGGACCTGCGCACCGGCGAGACGATCAACTACACGAACGACGCCTTCAGCGACCACGAACCCGCCTGGCGCCCCGACGGTCGGGCGCTCGTGTTTCACAGCGACCGGGGACCCTACGTGGAGCCCGGCCGCTATCAGGCCGGTCAGTTCGATCTGACCGCCCGGCTCTCGCGCGGCTACGACCTCTACCTGCTGCACCTCGACCCGGTGCGCATCGAGCGGCTGACGACCACCGAGCCCTGGGACGACCGGAGCGGACGCTTCGGCAGCGACCCGGATCGACTGCTGTTCATCTCGGACCGCAACGGCATTCCGAACCTGTACGAAAAAGACCTGCGCACCGGCGCCGAGCGGCCGTTGACCGACGTGGTCATGGGCATCCAGCAGGTCTCGCTCTCAGCCGACGGCCACAGGGCCGCCGTGGTCAGCCTGCGCGAGGGCGTTCCTTCGATCTACCTCATCAAGAATCCCTTCGAGCGCCACCTGGCATCCGATACGCTGGCGCCGACCGTCTGGGCCCAGCGGCGCCTGCGCCAGGTGCCCCGGCCGGCCCCGGCGCTGGCGCTGGCCTCCGAAGCGCTGCGCCAGCGCAATCCCTTCCTGCGCGACGCCAGCTACACGACGCCGCCTGCTGGCCCGCTGCTGGCCGCCTCCGAGCCGGCCGGCAGCAACGGCACCAACGGCCATGGCGAGGCGCCCGACTCCACACGCTACGGCACGCTCCGCGTGGACTTCCGCAACTACGTGTTCAGCTCGGCCTTCGACGAGGCGCGTCCGCCCCGGGCCACACCTTCCTACTACAATGCGGATCCCTTCGCACCAAAAGACAACGTGGACGAAAGCGGCCGCTACCGTCCCCGGCGGTACCGCCTCTACTTCACGCCCGATCTGGTCTATGGCGCTGCCGGCTACGACATGCTCTATGGCGTGCAGAGCGTCACCCAGATGATGTTCAGCGACATGCTGGGCAACCACCGCATCTGGGCCGCCACAAACCTGCTCGTGGACCTGCGTAACTCCGATTACCTCATCGCCTACAGCTACCTGCCGCGCCGCACCGACTGGACGGTGGCCGTCTACCACGTGGCCCGCCTGCTGCCGGACTACGCGCTGCGCACGCTCTACCGCTACCGGCACTACGGGTTGAACCTCAGCGCCAGCTACCCGCTCAACAAATTCGAGCGCTTCGACCTCGGCCTGGCCTACATGGGCGTCAACCAGACCGACATCGGCAACCTGGCGCGGCCCCCGGTCACGCGCACGCTCTTCTATCCGTCCCTCACCTACACGCGCGACGTGAGCGTGCCGGGACTGCTGGCACCCATCGGCGGCCATCGGCTGGCCCTGCAGCTCTCCGGAAGCCCCGGCAACCTGCTCTACGGCCGCCAGATCCGCTTCGTGACGCTGCTGGCCGACGCGCGCACCTACACTTCGTTCGGCCGCGGACTCTACAGTTTCGCCTTCCGACTGGCCGGCGGCGCTTCGTTCGGACCGAATCCCCAGCTCTTCTACTCGGCCGGGGTGGAAAACTGGATCAACCGTCGCTTCGACAGCTTCCCGATCGAAGACCTGACCGACTTCGTCTTTGCCACGCCAGTCCTTCCGCTGCGCGCCACCGACATCAACACGCTCAAAGGCCCCTACTTCGGCCTGTTCAATGCCGAATTCCGCTTTCCGCTTGTAGCCGCCCTGCTGCCGGGTCCGCTCCCCCTCCTCCCGCTTTACAACCTGCAGGGCACGGCCTTTCTGGACGCGGGGGCCGTGTGGGGAAGCCCCTCGAACCGCCGCCTGAACCTCTTCCGGCGCGACGAACACGGCCGCCAGGTGCTCGACGACCTGCGCGTGGCCGGTGGCCTGGGGCTGCGCACCATCCTCCTCGGCTTTCCGTTCCGCTTCGACTTCGCCTGGCCCTTCGACGGCCGCCGCTTCCTCCACCGACGGTTCTATTTCTCGGTAGGTCTTGATTTTTGA
- the tig gene encoding trigger factor: MQTEIKEISSVEYELRLHVPAEELQPELDRLLRQIRAHVQLKGFRPGKAPLSLVKKLYGDEVALELAERKIREALEQAVLEPGTYRVIGRPRVLRLDYKPDADLHAVLRFGVRPEFELKPLDQETIPHLVHQVTDEEVEEAIKRLQKEEAELVDLPADTPLGAEDYAVVDLQRLDEATGAPIIGEKEEGVSFFLDDPRLREELRQALLGKKAGETVRVDLPHGDEETGEPAHAHRYEVRVRETKRRELPALDAEFIQKISHGQVSDEAGLRELVRKELQARWDQESRELLEQEIMHRLLTLHPIPVPESAVEMVLDEFVEDVRQRNNGRLPEGFDETAFRHANRALAEQQARWTFIFDKVVETFGIEVTEADIQAFFEKQADPESGLSAEQLRQFYESVPGLIDQVRSRLLHQKVFDTLAERFKLEDLDREAYIERLKAQRESAEARNPE; the protein is encoded by the coding sequence ATGCAAACCGAAATCAAAGAAATCAGCTCGGTCGAGTACGAACTGAGGCTGCACGTTCCCGCCGAAGAACTGCAACCCGAACTGGATCGCCTGCTGCGCCAGATCCGCGCTCACGTTCAGCTCAAGGGGTTCCGTCCCGGTAAGGCGCCGCTGTCGCTGGTGAAAAAGCTTTACGGCGACGAGGTAGCCCTGGAGCTGGCCGAGCGCAAAATCCGCGAGGCGCTCGAGCAGGCCGTGCTCGAACCCGGCACCTACAGGGTGATCGGCCGGCCCCGCGTGCTGCGCCTCGACTACAAACCGGACGCAGACCTGCACGCGGTGCTGCGCTTCGGCGTGCGGCCCGAATTCGAGCTGAAGCCGCTCGATCAGGAAACCATTCCGCACCTGGTCCACCAGGTCACCGACGAAGAAGTCGAGGAAGCGATCAAACGCCTTCAGAAAGAAGAAGCCGAACTGGTCGATCTTCCGGCCGATACGCCGCTGGGCGCCGAGGATTACGCCGTTGTCGATCTGCAGCGGCTCGACGAGGCGACGGGCGCGCCCATCATCGGCGAAAAGGAAGAAGGCGTCTCGTTCTTCCTCGACGATCCGCGGCTGCGCGAGGAGCTGCGCCAGGCATTGCTGGGCAAAAAAGCGGGCGAGACGGTACGTGTCGATCTGCCGCACGGCGACGAAGAAACCGGCGAGCCGGCCCACGCGCACCGCTACGAGGTGCGCGTGCGGGAGACCAAGCGGCGTGAACTGCCCGCCCTCGACGCCGAGTTCATCCAGAAGATCTCGCACGGACAGGTCTCCGACGAAGCCGGCCTGCGCGAACTGGTCCGCAAAGAGTTGCAGGCCCGATGGGATCAGGAATCCCGCGAGCTGCTGGAACAGGAGATCATGCACCGGCTGCTGACGCTGCACCCGATTCCGGTGCCGGAATCCGCAGTGGAGATGGTGCTGGACGAATTCGTCGAGGACGTGCGTCAGCGCAACAACGGCCGGCTTCCTGAAGGTTTCGACGAGACGGCCTTTCGTCATGCCAACCGAGCCCTGGCCGAGCAGCAGGCCCGCTGGACGTTCATCTTCGACAAAGTGGTCGAGACTTTTGGCATCGAGGTCACCGAAGCGGACATTCAGGCCTTCTTCGAGAAGCAGGCCGATCCCGAAAGCGGGCTGAGCGCCGAGCAGTTGCGTCAGTTTTACGAGTCGGTGCCGGGTCTGATCGATCAGGTGCGCAGCCGCCTGCTGCACCAGAAGGTGTTCGACACGCTGGCCGAGCGGTTCAAGCTGGAAGACCTGGACCGGGAGGCGTACATCGAGCGCCTGAAGGCGCAGCGGGAAAGCGCTGAGGCCCGGAACCCTGAGTGA
- a CDS encoding ABC transporter permease, with protein MDKIWIVLQSEFLRRVRTRAFLLTTLLAPILLLAIALLPALIGYLGGRDASRHLAVVDSTGVLLARMQERAPATLHLEAVTLPPDSLQAAVLQGRYDGYLILPAALVEGDVAAELYVEKSLGLSFQSQVERLINRAVRDVRLERLQVPPELVAALRAEVPLRQYRLSETGTEADGTVFFSIIGYLMGFIIYGATLAYGSLVMQGVIEEKSSRVIELIVSSVRPFQLLMGKVLGIGAMGLVQFVLWGLLLVAGTMAAGPIIAHFLDPQQLNLPANASTQELLQAANITLPPIDPLLIVWFVLFFLGGYLMYSSLFAAVGSAVEQQQDAQSLMLPLMLLIVIPILFITYVIENPGAPLSVGLSLFPFFSPILMIVRIAIGSAALWEAVLAYLLLVAGFLGAIWISARIYRIGILSYGQKPSLRELLRWIRA; from the coding sequence ATGGATAAGATCTGGATCGTTCTGCAGAGCGAATTTCTTCGGCGCGTGCGCACGCGCGCGTTTCTGCTGACCACGCTGCTGGCGCCGATCCTTCTGCTGGCCATAGCGCTGCTACCCGCCCTGATCGGCTATCTGGGCGGCCGCGACGCCTCGCGCCACCTGGCCGTGGTCGATTCCACCGGCGTGTTGCTGGCGCGCATGCAGGAGCGCGCTCCGGCCACGCTGCACCTGGAAGCCGTGACGCTGCCGCCCGACTCGCTGCAGGCGGCCGTTCTGCAGGGACGCTACGACGGGTACCTGATCCTGCCGGCCGCCCTGGTCGAAGGCGACGTCGCGGCCGAACTCTACGTCGAGAAAAGCCTCGGGCTGAGCTTTCAGAGCCAGGTCGAGCGTCTGATCAACCGGGCCGTGCGGGACGTCCGGCTCGAGCGCCTGCAGGTGCCGCCCGAACTGGTGGCCGCCCTCCGCGCCGAGGTTCCGCTGCGCCAGTACCGCCTGTCGGAGACCGGCACCGAAGCCGACGGCACCGTGTTTTTCTCCATCATCGGCTACCTGATGGGCTTCATCATCTACGGCGCCACGCTGGCCTACGGGAGCCTGGTCATGCAGGGGGTCATCGAAGAAAAATCCAGCCGCGTGATCGAGCTGATCGTCTCCTCGGTCCGGCCGTTTCAACTCCTGATGGGCAAGGTGCTGGGCATCGGCGCGATGGGCCTTGTGCAGTTCGTGCTCTGGGGCTTGCTGCTGGTGGCCGGCACCATGGCGGCCGGCCCCATCATCGCCCATTTTCTCGATCCCCAGCAGCTCAACCTGCCGGCCAACGCCTCCACCCAGGAGCTGCTGCAGGCGGCCAACATCACGCTGCCGCCCATCGATCCCCTGCTGATCGTCTGGTTCGTGCTGTTCTTCCTGGGCGGCTACCTGATGTACTCCAGCCTGTTTGCGGCCGTTGGCTCGGCCGTCGAGCAGCAGCAGGACGCCCAGAGCCTCATGCTGCCGCTCATGCTGCTGATCGTGATTCCCATTCTGTTCATTACCTACGTCATCGAAAACCCCGGCGCCCCGCTGTCGGTCGGGCTGTCGCTGTTCCCGTTCTTTTCGCCGATCCTGATGATCGTGCGCATTGCCATCGGCAGTGCGGCGCTGTGGGAGGCCGTGCTGGCCTACCTGCTGCTGGTGGCGGGTTTTCTGGGGGCCATCTGGATCAGCGCCCGCATTTACCGCATCGGCATTCTGTCCTACGGCCAGAAGCCCTCGCTGCGCGAGCTGCTGCGGTGGATCCGGGCCTGA
- the clpP gene encoding ATP-dependent Clp endopeptidase proteolytic subunit ClpP, whose product MSDRKLVEDFLKFSRSLTLPSGIYSGPFQQYPVGALVPIVIEQTTRGERAYDIFSRLLKERIVIIGTPINDQIANLVVAQLLWLASEDSERDINIYINSPGGSIDSGLAVYDTMQYVAPPVATICVGLAASMGAVLLAAGVKGKRAALPNSRIMIHQPWMSGVQGQATDIEIHAREILKMRERLNEILAYHTGQPKERIAQDVDRDFWLSAQEAKEYGLVDNVLTPRRGFFPSPDGQASSDKDRGKDKDKDA is encoded by the coding sequence ATGTCCGACCGTAAGCTTGTAGAGGATTTTCTGAAGTTCTCGCGGAGCCTGACGCTCCCCTCCGGGATCTACAGCGGGCCGTTCCAGCAGTATCCGGTCGGCGCGCTGGTTCCCATCGTGATCGAGCAGACCACGCGCGGGGAGCGTGCCTACGACATCTTCAGCCGCCTGCTCAAGGAGCGGATCGTGATCATCGGCACGCCGATCAACGACCAGATCGCCAACCTGGTCGTGGCCCAGCTGCTCTGGCTGGCCAGCGAGGACTCGGAGCGTGACATCAACATCTACATCAACTCGCCGGGCGGCTCCATCGACAGCGGCCTGGCCGTCTACGACACGATGCAGTACGTGGCCCCGCCGGTGGCCACGATCTGCGTGGGGCTGGCCGCCTCGATGGGCGCCGTGCTGCTGGCGGCCGGTGTCAAGGGCAAGCGGGCGGCTCTGCCCAACTCCCGCATCATGATCCACCAGCCCTGGATGAGCGGCGTGCAGGGCCAGGCGACCGACATTGAGATTCACGCCCGCGAGATCCTCAAGATGCGGGAACGGCTGAACGAGATCCTGGCCTACCACACGGGCCAGCCCAAGGAGCGGATCGCCCAGGATGTCGATCGCGACTTCTGGCTCAGCGCTCAGGAAGCCAAAGAGTACGGCCTGGTCGACAACGTGCTCACGCCACGACGCGGCTTCTTCCCGTCGCCGGACGGCCAGGCTTCGAGCGACAAGGACAGAGGAAAAGACAAAGACAAGGACGCGTAG